From one Planktothrix agardhii NIES-204 genomic stretch:
- a CDS encoding multi-sensor hybrid histidine kinase, translating into MPREWIIALQESCLLCDEEEVLHLVQQIPSEHQTLSTGLRSLARDFQFQQIRQLTLDNP; encoded by the coding sequence ATGCCGAGGGAATGGATTATTGCTCTACAAGAATCCTGTCTTCTCTGTGATGAAGAAGAAGTTCTACATTTAGTTCAACAAATTCCCTCGGAACACCAAACTTTATCCACCGGTCTGAGATCTTTAGCCCGGGATTTTCAATTTCAACAGATTCGACAGTTAACCTTAGATAATCCTTAA
- the pagB gene encoding hypothetical protein, producing MRLPNLSPPVKRPDVIYPHRSVDVVNGTEEELLSIRLKLLHGANYNDPAAFAHRSYQQLKSSGSCGCGF from the coding sequence ATGAGATTACCTAACCTTTCCCCTCCAGTCAAAAGACCCGATGTTATTTATCCCCATCGCTCTGTAGATGTGGTTAACGGTACAGAAGAAGAATTACTTAGTATTAGATTGAAATTATTACACGGTGCAAATTACAATGATCCGGCGGCTTTTGCTCACAGAAGCTATCAACAACTTAAGTCTTCTGGTAGTTGTGGATGTGGATTTTAA
- a CDS encoding pentapeptide repeat-containing protein yields MISKSYHTSDHSTGHSFSVSLGMTAEVIYEFFLHGVQTSSPEVVLDGFEQLFFYLLCPRQPEVQRALETILSVETGESCFHSTIQRCCYILINNWLLKRQQKLIKNLIQRLSNSPDIYQTCLSIQESRLILWLNNFLNSEDYQNLLQCANFDRNNWSSRYQSYLLVPQYLNPRNSREQKEVARNLAKQLKDKYKFDLAMYITRLDSPMGKNHKLNNPTQLGDEVINLIKQTISTQRVFNYGTQANLFLQNTQDFDYQKFKQCLPQYLMFNVSQQYPANILREKIEEKLQSLYRLHDQKIVNKALIIRSCNRLLEFLLIEPGKPPSFLFNLMIRQGSQLTLVILLLKLVLLGSPCRTYLEICIANLVQFYQDHAEFECQGLIQFLEIFNLVFTLFTENIQYFLVKTKDLEPGTQSGTELDTYRLFSQFKGPDLRRTNLKEIELKGQDLRGADLRDMDLKSIKLIRVDLSLAKLSHADLSQGIFTETKFFISNLNYTNLTGANLIKTDFRRAELKHANLTSTDLQHANFNRADLMGAIIIKANLQEANLENTDLTEVDLSESNLQGTNLNRANLKGANLKGANLKGANLKSANLEGVNLEGANLEGANLEGANLEGANLENAILERAILSQANLQSTNLSNVNLMGAMVNQANLSQAILINSQLRDTNLAQSNLSYADLTKADLTRANLMQVDFTYASLRNAIVRHTNLKDAILLYADLQGANLFRSGISQAQIVGVKLGNNAGLSDQTRIFLKGEEI; encoded by the coding sequence TTGATTAGCAAATCTTATCACACTTCCGACCATTCTACGGGTCACTCCTTTTCTGTCTCTTTAGGGATGACAGCAGAAGTGATCTATGAGTTTTTCCTGCATGGGGTACAAACTTCCAGTCCAGAAGTCGTTTTAGATGGCTTTGAACAACTATTTTTCTACCTGCTGTGTCCACGCCAGCCCGAGGTGCAAAGAGCTTTAGAGACTATTTTGAGTGTGGAAACGGGAGAATCTTGCTTTCATTCAACGATTCAAAGATGTTGCTATATTCTGATTAATAATTGGTTACTTAAACGTCAGCAAAAGTTGATTAAAAACCTGATCCAAAGATTATCAAACTCCCCGGATATTTATCAAACTTGTTTATCCATTCAAGAAAGCCGACTAATTCTATGGCTGAACAACTTTTTAAACAGTGAAGATTATCAAAATTTACTCCAATGTGCGAATTTTGATCGCAATAATTGGAGTAGCCGTTATCAATCCTATTTATTAGTTCCTCAATATCTTAATCCTCGCAATTCTAGGGAACAAAAAGAAGTCGCTCGTAATTTAGCAAAACAGCTTAAAGATAAATATAAATTTGATTTGGCGATGTATATTACCCGTTTAGACTCTCCAATGGGTAAAAATCACAAACTGAATAATCCTACCCAACTTGGGGATGAAGTCATAAATTTAATTAAACAAACAATTTCTACCCAGCGTGTGTTTAATTATGGGACTCAGGCTAACTTGTTTTTACAAAATACTCAAGATTTTGATTATCAAAAATTTAAACAATGTTTGCCACAATATTTGATGTTTAATGTCAGTCAGCAATATCCGGCGAATATTCTCAGGGAAAAAATAGAAGAAAAATTGCAATCTCTGTACCGTCTCCATGATCAGAAAATTGTTAATAAGGCTCTGATTATTAGAAGTTGTAACCGACTGCTAGAGTTTTTATTAATTGAACCCGGGAAACCTCCTTCATTTTTATTTAACTTAATGATTCGTCAGGGAAGTCAACTGACCTTAGTGATTTTACTGCTGAAATTAGTATTATTGGGGAGTCCCTGTCGAACCTATTTAGAAATTTGTATTGCCAATTTGGTTCAATTCTATCAAGACCATGCAGAATTCGAGTGTCAGGGTTTAATCCAATTTTTAGAAATTTTTAATTTAGTCTTTACCTTATTTACAGAAAATATCCAATATTTTTTAGTCAAAACTAAAGATTTAGAACCCGGAACTCAGTCGGGAACAGAATTAGACACCTATCGTTTATTTTCTCAATTTAAAGGGCCAGATTTACGCCGTACCAATCTCAAAGAAATTGAGTTAAAAGGTCAGGATTTACGCGGTGCAGATTTGCGCGATATGGATTTAAAATCTATTAAACTGATTCGAGTAGATTTAAGTCTAGCTAAACTCAGCCATGCGGATTTAAGTCAGGGAATTTTTACAGAAACTAAATTTTTTATTTCTAATCTTAATTATACGAATCTGACCGGGGCTAATTTAATCAAAACAGATTTTCGTCGGGCTGAATTGAAACACGCTAACTTAACTTCTACGGATTTACAACACGCTAATTTTAATCGGGCTGATTTAATGGGAGCAATTATCATAAAAGCGAATTTACAAGAAGCGAATTTAGAAAATACTGATTTAACTGAAGTAGATTTATCAGAATCAAATTTACAAGGGACTAACCTGAATCGAGCTAATTTAAAAGGGGCTAATTTAAAAGGGGCTAATTTAAAAGGGGCTAATTTAAAAAGTGCTAATCTCGAAGGTGTGAATCTCGAAGGTGCTAATCTCGAAGGTGCTAATCTCGAAGGTGCTAATCTCGAAGGTGCTAATCTGGAAAATGCTATTTTAGAGCGGGCAATTTTATCTCAAGCTAACCTACAATCCACGAATTTATCTAATGTAAATCTCATGGGTGCAATGGTTAATCAAGCCAATTTAAGTCAGGCTATTTTAATCAATTCCCAACTGAGAGATACTAATTTAGCCCAAAGTAATCTGAGTTATGCTGATTTAACTAAAGCCGATTTAACTCGAGCTAATTTGATGCAGGTTGATTTCACTTATGCGTCTTTAAGAAATGCAATTGTTCGTCATACTAATCTCAAAGATGCGATTTTATTATATGCAGATTTACAGGGCGCTAATCTATTTCGTAGTGGGATTTCCCAAGCACAAATTGTTGGGGTTAAATTAGGGAATAATGCGGGATTATCTGATCAAACTCGAATTTTCTTGAAGGGGGAGGAGATTTAA
- the pagE_12 gene encoding hypothetical protein yields MTKKNLKPQQAAPVQREINTTSSEAGTGLTPLDWNRMNDNLSWYQPRV; encoded by the coding sequence ATGACTAAGAAAAACCTCAAACCCCAACAAGCCGCTCCTGTGCAACGGGAAATCAATACCACTTCCTCTGAGGCTGGTACAGGGCTGACACCCCTTGACTGGAACCGAATGAACGACAACCTTTCGTGGTATCAACCGAGGGTATAG
- the pagE_7 gene encoding hypothetical protein, with protein MTKKNLKPQQAAPVQREINTTSSEGGTGLTPLWVWLPWAPFAGDDAE; from the coding sequence ATGACTAAGAAAAACCTCAAACCCCAACAAGCCGCTCCCGTACAACGGGAAATCAATACCACTTCTTCTGAGGGTGGTACAGGGCTGACACCCCTTTGGGTGTGGCTCCCATGGGCTCCTTTTGCGGGCGACGATGCGGAATAG
- the pagA gene encoding peptidase S8 and S53, subtilisin, kexin, sedolisin has product MTNIPGLKKLWTETRGDPKICVAVLDGIVDQNHPCFDGADLTRLPSLVSGEASENGSMSTHGTHVASIIFGQHDSPVTGIAPNCRGLIVPVFADESLRLSQLDLSRAIEQAVNNGANIINVSAGQLTDAGEADTWLEKAIQLCQEKNVLLIAATGNDGCECLHVPASLPTVLAVGAMDDQGKPVNFSNWGDAYQKQGILAPGKDILGAKPGGGTVKLSGTSFATPIVSGVAALLLSLQIKRGEKPDPQKVKTALLATATPCNPKDTDDQSRCLMGKLNILDAIEYLTGETMSEDLELESVEASGCGCQDTQINESELDNQLETASEIKPDEIVASVTTQTPINIPSFPQQTTNQPTMSNRTSNFVTASEAPSELEGKNLVYALGVLGYDFGSEARRDSFKQLMPGVSIEGTMIPANPYDARQMVDYLGENLPEAKALIWTLNLELTPIYAIEPVGGFSRDVYEVLQGLLSGQIQEENSPEFVQRVSIPGVLTGRSVKLFSGQVVPVIEINNTRGLYGWKVNSLVSAAIESVQSEAGDAQEDAIRRTLSSFLNRIYYDLRNLGTTSQDRALNFASTNAFQAAQTFAQAVGAGYELDSITVEKSPFCRLDSDCWDVKLKFFDPENSRRAKKIYRFTIDVSDTIPVTLGEVRSWSSAY; this is encoded by the coding sequence ATGACTAACATTCCCGGACTGAAAAAACTATGGACAGAAACGAGAGGTGATCCTAAAATTTGTGTCGCTGTCCTTGACGGTATAGTTGACCAAAATCACCCCTGTTTCGACGGTGCAGACCTCACCCGACTGCCCAGCTTAGTCTCAGGAGAAGCCAGCGAAAACGGTTCTATGTCCACTCACGGAACCCATGTTGCTAGTATTATCTTCGGTCAGCATGATTCACCAGTAACAGGCATTGCTCCCAATTGTCGAGGCTTAATTGTTCCCGTTTTTGCAGATGAAAGCTTGAGACTATCGCAGTTAGATTTATCCCGTGCGATCGAACAAGCTGTTAATAATGGTGCTAATATTATTAATGTTAGTGCGGGACAATTAACCGATGCAGGGGAAGCAGATACTTGGCTAGAAAAAGCCATTCAATTATGCCAGGAAAAGAACGTTTTGCTAATAGCGGCAACGGGAAATGATGGCTGTGAATGTTTGCACGTCCCCGCATCTTTGCCTACTGTTTTAGCAGTGGGAGCAATGGATGACCAAGGTAAGCCCGTTAACTTTAGTAACTGGGGAGACGCTTACCAAAAGCAAGGCATTCTTGCCCCTGGAAAAGATATTTTAGGTGCAAAACCGGGTGGTGGTACAGTCAAATTGAGTGGTACAAGTTTTGCGACTCCGATTGTCAGTGGAGTTGCCGCTTTATTACTGAGTTTGCAAATAAAAAGAGGAGAAAAACCTGACCCCCAAAAAGTTAAAACTGCCCTCCTAGCAACAGCCACCCCTTGTAACCCTAAAGACACCGATGATCAAAGTCGCTGTTTAATGGGAAAATTAAACATCCTTGATGCGATAGAATACTTAACAGGAGAAACAATGTCCGAAGACTTAGAATTAGAAAGCGTAGAAGCTTCTGGTTGTGGTTGCCAAGACACTCAAATTAACGAGTCTGAATTGGATAATCAACTAGAAACAGCATCAGAAATCAAACCTGATGAAATAGTTGCTTCTGTAACTACCCAAACCCCGATTAATATTCCTTCATTCCCTCAACAAACTACAAACCAACCTACTATGTCAAACCGTACTTCAAATTTTGTTACCGCCAGTGAAGCACCTAGCGAACTTGAAGGCAAAAATTTAGTTTATGCTTTAGGTGTATTGGGCTATGATTTCGGTTCGGAAGCTCGTAGAGATTCCTTTAAACAGTTAATGCCGGGTGTTAGTATTGAAGGAACAATGATTCCTGCTAATCCCTACGATGCTCGTCAAATGGTGGATTATTTAGGGGAAAATTTACCCGAAGCTAAAGCGTTAATTTGGACATTAAATTTAGAATTAACTCCTATTTATGCGATCGAACCCGTAGGTGGTTTTTCCCGTGATGTTTATGAAGTATTACAGGGACTTTTAAGCGGACAAATTCAAGAAGAAAATAGCCCTGAATTTGTACAAAGAGTTAGTATTCCTGGTGTTTTAACCGGACGGAGTGTTAAATTATTCTCAGGGCAAGTTGTTCCCGTAATTGAGATTAATAATACTCGTGGTTTGTACGGTTGGAAAGTTAACTCTTTAGTTAGTGCTGCGATTGAAAGTGTGCAATCAGAAGCTGGTGATGCTCAAGAAGATGCAATTCGCCGCACCTTAAGCAGCTTCTTAAATCGGATTTATTATGATTTACGCAACTTAGGTACAACTTCTCAAGATAGAGCCTTAAATTTTGCTTCTACTAATGCTTTCCAAGCAGCCCAAACCTTTGCTCAAGCGGTGGGTGCAGGTTATGAATTAGATAGTATTACCGTAGAAAAGAGTCCTTTCTGTCGTTTAGATAGTGATTGTTGGGATGTTAAACTGAAATTCTTTGACCCTGAAAATAGCCGTCGCGCCAAAAAAATCTATCGCTTTACTATTGATGTTAGTGATACAATTCCTGTCACCTTGGGTGAAGTTCGTTCTTGGTCAAGTGCTTATTAA
- the aroB gene encoding 3-dehydroquinate synthase, translated as MESLIRVNLGLLSYDIAIGAGNLERLGELLTPLNLGKKILLVSNPEIFNYYGERTRTALEKAGFNVAICTLPAGEEYKTPQTLQKIYDVALKHKLERSSTMVALGGGIIGDMTGFAAATWLRGINVVQIPTSLLAMVDASIGGKTGVNHPQGKNLIGAFYQPKLVLIDPDVLQTLPEREFRAGMAEVIKYGVIWDHKLFDKLEQSQNLDNIQSLDTGLLQEILTRSCQSKADVVSQDEKESGLRAILNYGHTIGHAVESLTGYTVVIHGEAVAIGMVAASQIALKLGLWDEDSDLRQFDIIEKAKLPTQLPPGLNIDEILESLQTDKKVKAGKVRFVLPTRIGAATVTDIVTSDIIRQVLETSPVRCLA; from the coding sequence ATGGAGTCGTTGATTCGAGTTAATTTAGGTTTATTATCTTATGATATTGCCATCGGTGCAGGAAATTTAGAGCGATTGGGGGAATTACTCACGCCTTTAAATTTAGGCAAAAAAATATTATTAGTTTCTAACCCGGAAATCTTTAACTATTATGGAGAACGAACCCGCACAGCTTTAGAAAAAGCGGGGTTTAATGTGGCTATTTGTACCCTTCCCGCCGGAGAAGAATATAAAACTCCCCAAACCCTGCAAAAAATTTATGATGTGGCTTTAAAACATAAACTAGAACGTTCCTCCACAATGGTTGCTTTAGGAGGAGGAATCATTGGAGATATGACCGGATTTGCGGCGGCGACGTGGTTACGGGGAATTAATGTAGTTCAGATTCCCACTTCTTTATTAGCGATGGTCGATGCTTCTATTGGCGGGAAAACTGGGGTAAATCATCCCCAAGGAAAAAATTTAATTGGGGCGTTTTATCAACCGAAATTAGTATTAATTGATCCAGATGTTTTGCAAACCCTTCCTGAACGAGAATTTAGAGCGGGAATGGCAGAAGTAATTAAATATGGTGTAATTTGGGATCATAAATTATTTGATAAATTAGAACAATCCCAAAACTTAGATAATATTCAATCTTTGGATACTGGATTATTACAAGAAATTTTAACCCGTTCCTGTCAAAGTAAGGCCGATGTGGTGAGTCAAGATGAAAAAGAATCGGGGTTAAGAGCAATTTTGAATTATGGTCATACCATTGGTCATGCGGTCGAAAGTTTAACCGGATATACCGTGGTAATTCATGGGGAAGCAGTAGCAATTGGTATGGTAGCCGCCAGTCAAATTGCGCTTAAATTAGGATTATGGGATGAAGATAGCGATCTCCGTCAATTTGATATTATTGAAAAGGCGAAATTACCGACCCAACTTCCCCCCGGACTGAATATTGATGAAATTTTAGAGAGTCTACAAACGGATAAAAAAGTTAAAGCTGGAAAAGTCCGATTTGTTTTACCGACCCGCATCGGAGCCGCAACGGTGACAGATATTGTCACTTCTGATATAATCCGTCAGGTATTAGAAACTTCTCCCGTTCGTTGTCTAGCTTAG
- a CDS encoding N-acetylmuramoyl-L-alanine amidase yields the protein MRKWTPILLLTLYLLAVGVTIGLKNQDWILAQGMTLWQQQPAPVTLERVTAEMVSSPPKPAEVKLVDDEKPPEPPKLKEPEAKMMVNANNIPVQGTCALQPDPNPPVNGRPGPAVNPVTLYRFRRPTDVQTANLQGGAGYTPNEYQAMANATNYGQRFLYDINGQPVNNAPIVVLHETVSDVYSAVNLFQNPQASEDNQASYHTLIMLTGDIVYIVPPDLRAFGAGNSVFASSTGTETVKTHAKRPPSVNNFAYHVSLETPVDGRNNANSHSGYTNAQYQSLAWLVAKTGVPDARITTHAAVDRSGERRDPRSFDGQLFSQYLQSYPRTQEIMISCQSAYLN from the coding sequence ATGAGAAAATGGACTCCGATTCTACTGTTAACCCTGTATTTACTGGCGGTGGGGGTAACAATTGGACTAAAAAATCAAGATTGGATTCTGGCACAGGGGATGACATTATGGCAACAACAGCCTGCTCCTGTAACCTTGGAGCGGGTGACGGCGGAAATGGTATCTTCACCCCCAAAACCCGCAGAGGTCAAACTGGTGGACGATGAGAAACCCCCAGAACCGCCCAAGTTGAAGGAGCCAGAAGCGAAAATGATGGTTAATGCTAATAATATTCCTGTCCAGGGAACCTGCGCCCTACAACCCGACCCGAACCCCCCAGTTAATGGTAGACCTGGGCCAGCCGTTAATCCAGTCACGTTATATCGGTTTCGTCGGCCAACGGATGTGCAAACGGCCAATCTTCAAGGGGGGGCGGGTTACACTCCCAATGAATATCAAGCCATGGCGAATGCGACGAATTACGGACAAAGATTTTTATATGATATTAATGGTCAGCCTGTGAATAATGCCCCGATTGTGGTGTTACATGAAACCGTATCGGATGTTTATAGTGCGGTAAATTTGTTCCAAAATCCCCAAGCTTCGGAGGATAATCAAGCCAGTTATCATACTTTAATTATGTTAACTGGGGATATTGTTTATATTGTTCCCCCGGATTTAAGAGCTTTTGGCGCGGGAAATTCGGTATTTGCTAGTTCAACGGGAACGGAAACCGTAAAAACCCATGCTAAACGTCCACCTTCGGTGAATAATTTTGCTTATCATGTTTCTTTAGAAACCCCTGTGGATGGTCGAAATAATGCTAATTCTCACAGTGGTTATACGAATGCACAATATCAATCTTTAGCCTGGTTAGTAGCAAAAACTGGGGTTCCTGATGCTAGAATTACAACCCATGCAGCGGTTGACCGTTCAGGGGAAAGGCGAGATCCTAGAAGTTTTGATGGTCAACTGTTTTCGCAATATTTACAATCCTATCCCCGGACTCAGGAAATTATGATTAGCTGTCAATCAGCTTATCTGAATTAA
- the pagC gene encoding hypothetical protein — MSKEKKTTAENKVTKSVGKPEKKEIQQDCMMTGLSDYGFWSQKVKEEVAARKEPDAPFRRGRIWC, encoded by the coding sequence ATGAGCAAAGAAAAGAAGACAACGGCAGAAAATAAAGTGACTAAATCTGTTGGTAAACCCGAAAAAAAAGAAATTCAACAAGATTGTATGATGACTGGACTTTCGGATTATGGTTTTTGGTCACAAAAGGTTAAAGAAGAAGTTGCAGCCCGAAAAGAGCCTGATGCTCCTTTCCGTCGGGGTCGAATTTGGTGTTAG
- the pagE_11 gene encoding hypothetical protein, which produces MTKKNLKPQQAAPVQREINTTSSEGGTGLTPQWLHGWGPFAGDDAE; this is translated from the coding sequence ATGACTAAGAAAAACCTCAAACCCCAACAAGCCGCTCCTGTGCAACGGGAAATCAACACCACTTCCTCTGAGGGTGGTACAGGGCTGACACCCCAGTGGTTACATGGTTGGGGGCCTTTTGCGGGCGACGACGCAGAGTAA
- the pagE_8 gene encoding hypothetical protein, giving the protein MTKKNLKPQQAAPVQREINTTSSEAGTGLTPLFYGFYTDDFGIPFAGDDAE; this is encoded by the coding sequence ATGACTAAGAAAAACCTCAAACCCCAACAAGCCGCTCCTGTGCAACGGGAAATCAATACCACTTCCTCTGAGGCTGGTACAGGGCTGACACCCCTATTTTACGGATTCTACACAGACGACTTTGGAATTCCTTTTGCGGGCGACGACGCGGAGTAG
- the pagE_10 gene encoding hypothetical protein encodes MTKKNLKPQQAAPVQREINTTSSVGGTGLTPVRMGSNYDIPEGQSYQQLLDSNDTPFAGDDAE; translated from the coding sequence ATGACTAAGAAAAACCTCAAACCCCAACAAGCCGCACCCGTGCAACGGGAAATTAATACCACTTCCTCTGTGGGTGGTACAGGGCTGACACCAGTCAGAATGGGTAGTAATTATGACATTCCAGAGGGACAATCATATCAGCAGCTATTGGATTCAAATGACACTCCTTTTGCGGGCGACGACGCAGAGTAG
- a CDS encoding hypothetical protein (conserved hypothetical protein (DUF559)), with translation MTELYNRNSEKEKRQFLRNNMTPAEQKLWLQLKGKQLENCKFRRQYSVAQFIIDFYSPEIKLAIEVDGDSHFQEGVQEYDQERQQFIESARITFLRFTNDDVYDNISAVCEIIRDKIQSLRNLPEAPPY, from the coding sequence ATGACCGAACTTTATAACAGAAATTCTGAAAAAGAGAAACGACAATTTTTACGCAATAACATGACTCCTGCGGAACAAAAATTGTGGTTACAACTTAAAGGAAAGCAATTAGAAAACTGTAAATTTCGGCGACAATATAGTGTAGCTCAATTTATTATTGATTTTTATAGCCCAGAAATTAAACTTGCTATTGAAGTTGATGGCGACAGTCATTTTCAAGAAGGAGTGCAAGAATACGACCAAGAAAGACAACAGTTTATCGAGTCAGCTAGAATTACTTTTCTGAGGTTTACCAATGATGACGTATATGATAATATTTCAGCAGTTTGTGAAATCATCAGAGATAAAATTCAATCCTTGAGAAATCTTCCAGAAGCTCCCCCTTACTAA
- the pagE_9 gene encoding hypothetical protein, which translates to MTKKNLKPQQAAPVQREINTTSSEGGTGLTPQMVIEELGGAIDGIYGPFAGDDAE; encoded by the coding sequence ATGACTAAGAAAAACCTCAAACCCCAACAAGCCGCTCCTGTGCAACGGGAAATCAACACCACTTCCTCTGAGGGTGGTACAGGGCTGACACCCCAGATGGTTATTGAAGAGTTGGGGGGAGCGATTGACGGTATTTACGGGCCTTTTGCGGGCGACGACGCAGAGTAG
- the pagE_6 gene encoding hypothetical protein produces MTKKNLKPQQAAPVQREINTTSSTSSVDGTGLTPHITGEWAQGKEIKRWR; encoded by the coding sequence TGACTAAGAAAAACCTCAAACCCCAACAAGCCGCTCCTGTACAACGGGAAATCAATACCACTTCCTCCACTTCCTCTGTGGATGGTACAGGGCTGACACCCCATATCACCGGGGAGTGGGCACAGGGGAAGGAGATAAAGAGATGGAGGTGA
- the pagF gene encoding hypothetical protein (hypothetical protein PatF homolog), giving the protein MIADVIQKDRLKEQKLQFIRNHQQAFDVEPIYPLPLFEDFVMGVEGDCSIEVSCKIESDKLIASRFLLFFKDKTQQWQKYLHQSLTFFSQVENRVGVQIDYSLLQQFLGSNFDFSKVRTFTTGIDLRNNLADSSLKIHFRIEDYPEKLETSLALSGDSISSLIKELPSYPLTKLIPQIGFDFYFNGSNEIELYIEVGEDDFQHPEIKEFLWQRFSKIALEPLKASSLFHLGLSKANNDPVLYYHLKNKKDLVNYFNLNDMGQRVHSFYQHQDVGVPMWVGTAQKELEKTRIENIRLYYYKSFKMESN; this is encoded by the coding sequence ATGATAGCTGATGTAATCCAAAAAGACAGACTCAAAGAACAAAAACTACAGTTTATTCGCAATCATCAACAAGCCTTTGATGTTGAACCAATTTATCCGCTCCCCCTGTTTGAAGACTTTGTAATGGGTGTAGAAGGTGACTGTAGTATTGAAGTATCTTGTAAGATAGAATCAGACAAGTTGATTGCCTCAAGATTCTTGCTTTTTTTCAAAGATAAGACGCAACAATGGCAAAAATATCTCCATCAATCTTTGACATTTTTTAGTCAAGTAGAAAACCGTGTTGGTGTGCAAATTGACTATTCTCTATTACAGCAATTTTTAGGATCTAATTTTGATTTTAGTAAAGTGAGGACTTTTACTACGGGTATTGATTTACGAAATAACCTTGCTGACTCAAGTTTGAAAATTCACTTTAGAATTGAAGACTATCCCGAAAAACTAGAAACTAGCCTAGCCTTGAGCGGTGATAGCATTAGTAGTTTAATAAAAGAACTTCCTAGTTATCCTCTCACTAAACTAATTCCTCAAATCGGCTTTGATTTTTATTTCAATGGCAGTAATGAAATCGAGCTTTATATTGAAGTAGGAGAAGATGATTTTCAACATCCTGAAATCAAAGAATTTCTATGGCAGAGATTTTCAAAGATTGCTTTAGAACCACTAAAAGCATCTAGTCTGTTCCATCTTGGGTTATCTAAGGCGAATAACGATCCTGTCCTCTACTATCATCTTAAAAACAAAAAAGACTTAGTAAACTACTTCAATCTTAATGATATGGGGCAAAGAGTTCACAGTTTTTATCAGCACCAAGATGTTGGAGTACCAATGTGGGTAGGTACTGCCCAAAAAGAGTTAGAAAAAACAAGAATTGAAAATATTAGACTGTATTATTACAAATCATTTAAAATGGAGTCAAATTGA